The Plectropomus leopardus isolate mb unplaced genomic scaffold, YSFRI_Pleo_2.0 unplaced_scaffold13160, whole genome shotgun sequence DNA window CACCACCTGAACCACTGAGACACAGGTGACACCACCTGAACCACTGACACTGTGGTTGATTTTGACGGTAAACTTGATGCTGACGTTGacgtttttgtctttttactgttgtcttgtttgttgttgtcgtgTTTGTTGACAGTGGTGAGCAACGCCTGGTTGGAGACTCTGCTGTCGGCCATCAACGCTCTGCCCAAAGAGACCATCAAACAGGAGGTAAAGTGATCAGGATTATTGATCCATACTATCAAGTATTGATCCGTATTAGAACAATTCAAAGGTATACCTGTCTCTCTGattacctgtctgtctctctctgcaggtgttGAACCCTCTTCTCTATCAGTCTCAGCTGTCTCACTCTCTTCAGGCTCGTCTGGCCAGCTGTCGCATTTTAGGAAAAGTCGCCTGCAAGTTTGACTCTCATATGTGAGCTGcaacacaacaaatacacattcTAGTACTACACGCTGTATACTTCAGCACTACACACTCTGTACTGCAATACTACACTCTGTCTACTTCAGTACTTAAACAGCATTAGAATCCTGTTCCTGTATTAACATCAGTAATTAGGCAGCTGCAGGTCTACCTGTCTGTGTGCTGAGctcaggtgtgttttttgtttcagagtGAAGAAGGAGCTGCTGCCGCTGGCTCGTTCGTTGTGTCAGGACGTGGAGTTTGAGGTTCGCGCCTGTATGTGTCGTCAGCTGGAGAGCATCGCTCGAGCGAGCGGGTAACGAACGAACAAAGCTGAACGAAAccaaacacaaatcaaacatCCTGCTGTGGTGAGACAGTGTGTCTCCTGTCCTGCAGGGTGGACGACACCAGGACAGAGCTGCTTCCTGAACTGGTGGAGCTTGCCGGAGATGAGGAGAGCAGTGTCCGCCTCGCTGCCTTCGACACCATTATTAACCTGATGGAGATGATGGACAGCGGTGAGTTTCAGGGTGCAGCTGTGGCGGATAAACGTCAGACTGCGAAACTCCTGAATGTCTCCTGTGTCCTCTCTCTCAGACGACAGGCTCCATGTCGTCGTCCCCCTggtgatgtcagtgtgtgaggtgTCTTCGTCACAGGCGGACGAGGCCGTCGTGGCGTCTTTGTCGTTCCAGTTTGGGAAGCTCTGCAGCGGACTGGCAGGTGAGACTGATGTCACACAGCAGAAACTGAAGCAGAAGTTCACGTCACTCTCGACCCCTGAGGGGTTTCACTGCAGGAGTTTGGGTTCATTACGAGTCATCCAGAGATCTTAAACTCTCAGCAGGATGTCACACACGTTCTCCAACAGTACCTGAAGGTGCAGTCGGGTTGTGGCGAGCATCGGTGAGCTCAGGACTGATGAGTTGTTGTGTTTCAGGCTCTCTGACGGATGAGCAGAAGGGTCGGCTGCTGCAGAGGTTTAAGGTGCTGTGTGTCTCCGGACTGCAGGCTGAAGGAAACCAGACTGATGGAAACGATTCGACGCTGATCCGCTGCAACTGCTGCTACAACCTGCCGGTACAACCAGAACCACACAGACTCTGAGCAGAGCGCCAAAGTTCAGACAGGTGATGTCacttctgctctctctctctccaggcCATGGTGGTGTTCGCAGACTCagctcacttcctgtctgagctCTACCCATCTTTCTCCAGTCTTTGCTGTGACCAGGAGGTCAGCGTTCGACGAAGTGCTGCAGCTAGTTTCCACCAGGTGAGTTACCATCCTGACGATTGTTTGTCTGAAGGTGTTGATCTGTCTGACGTCCAAAGTGATGTCAAAGTCCTCAGGTTCTGCTTCTTAAGTTTTATGagacaaaaaagcattttttaaatgttaaattcaaAGTTCTCTGAGTTGCAGAATAAAATACCTTTGTACATCAGTCTACAGTTTAA harbors:
- the LOC121963897 gene encoding LOW QUALITY PROTEIN: serine/threonine-protein phosphatase 4 regulatory subunit 4-like (The sequence of the model RefSeq protein was modified relative to this genomic sequence to represent the inferred CDS: substituted 1 base at 1 genomic stop codon), translated to HLNHXDTVVSNAWLETLLSAINALPKETIKQEVLNPLLYQSQLSHSLQARLASCRILGKVACKFDSHIVKKELLPLARSLCQDVEFEVRACMCRQLESIARASGVDDTRTELLPELVELAGDEESSVRLAAFDTIINLMEMMDSDDRLHVVVPLVMSVCEVSSSQADEAVVASLSFQFGKLCSGLAGSLTDEQKGRLLQRFKVLCVSGLQAEGNQTDGNDSTLIRCNCCYNLPAMVVFADSAHFLSELYPSFSSLCCDQEVSVRRSAAASFHQVVKLLGSNVQLVHKELLALLQDDALEVLDALMNHLEETLEAVLSRGENLTLDNKFPELLSALLMAEQKVGSSLRWRLHEKLLQRYSCLARLLPGELLHQSFSPRIFTILTTNKVLPVQKEAARTFCTFLRYNRKQEQRQEMMERLIQDLAQGRSYWNRLRFLDVCEMATEIFSRKYFNKHFLIPALDLVHDPVANVRYKLCQLLPRLRSSLRLPADKQLLQQLDFCVQKLLCREKDKDVVATIRK